The genomic window ATATTCTCATGCAAGTTCGATTGAACGTGGTAGGAAAAgattatcatcattatcatccaATTCGAGATCAAATAGTAATCAAAGTGAAGAATACGGTAGGAGAATGAAtctaaattcaaaatcagTTGTGAATGGGTTATTTGGCAATGATCTTGAAgacgataataataatttattattaaatttagaacaaattaatgaagatttgGAAGACGAGCATGAGATGACCCATTTCCAATTTGGTACTAATGCATCCAATATGGGGAACCATGATTTAATGCAGATTGATTTAAACTTACCACCATCAAGCTTTGGTCGTAACCTTAGTCGGTCTGTAACATCTCTTACAGGAGGACATGGGTTATCCAGTCATCAACAAGATGTTGTGGATGTTTTACAAAATAGGTTTGTTAGTGGTAATAATGTGGGTTATAATTATGAGAGGTCTAGTTTTGCAACGGGTTCCAGTTCACAAACTCAATCATATAATACTGATTCTAATACGGCAAACACACGCCAAACAATGACGTTAGATATTCAAGCAAGAAGGTTCtatgaatatatcaaagaaagaGCAGAATTTATTGGGACAACGACACATTCCACACCTTCctttaaaaagaaattgttatttgaagatatagTTCCAAGTAAATTAAGTGCAAGCGATGAACAAAACCCTGGAAACTTGGTAGATAGATGTGTTGCAGCAGGTGCATTTTTCTCATTGTTAAATCTAGCTTCGGGTGCGGTAATCCATTTAGAAGAATACAATCCGGAGAAGAAagatttatcttcaaaaatactACAACCAGATGAACTAATCATCAAAGTCTAGCAACTCTAACTTTGCCATCTCCTGCCCTCCCTGAGCAATTAGGATATGCGAAGATAATCGAATCGATATCGGAGTCCGATGATCGGACTTCTCTTTTCAACATAGTGTGACGCGGCTTCTATCAGCAACTCCGAAAGGTCAAGAAATGAAAGTTTGCTGTTGAAGTTGCTTGATTGGAGGGGGAGGAATACAATCGCAAAACTAAATCACAAGCTAGAtaatctttaaaatattacttATGCCTAGCTATTTTTacatattttcaaatattcttacatatatttcaaatatttttttatactGTACATATATCGCATTTGAAAAGCATCTCTACTGACCTAAACCTTCGAACATTCCTCAAAGGAAAGATTTAACATACGCGACGATTTCAAGAGAACCAAAAATGTTGAAAGATCTTATTAGTAGAGAAACCAAATTTATTGAACAATGGTGGAGGTCACCTCGATTTGCCAATATAGAAAGACCATATACTGCCCTTGATGTTTTTAAACATAGAGGATCCATACCAAGATCGCAAATCAAATATCCATCTTCAGTTCAAGcaaagaaattattcaaaCTACTAGAAaatcattttgaaagaaagaaaccGTTGCATACGCTAGGTGTTATTGATCCTGTTCAAATGACTCAATTGTCACGTTCTAAAGAAATGAAAGTGGTTTATTTATCAGGGTGGGCATGTTCTTCTACTTTAGTGTCGCCTTCTAATGATGTCTCCCCTGATTTTGGAGATTATCCATATACAACAGTACCAAACCAAGTGGAAAGAATCTTTAAAGCGCAAGAGTTCCACGATAAAAAGGCCTTTTTAAAAGTCGTCGAGAATGAAAGTAACGCAGAAGATATGGTTGATTACATGAAACCCATTATTGCTGACGGTGACATGGGCGGTAGTCCACATATGGTTATGAAATTATCCAAATTGTTTGCTGAAAAGGGTGCAGCAGCGATTCATTTAGAAGATCAATTACTGGGTGGTAAACGATGTGGTCACCTTAGTGGTGCTGTTTTAGTTCCCACAGGTGACCATTTATCAAGATTAATTGCTTGTAGGTTTCAGTGGGATTTATTAGGTACTGAAAATCTGCTTATTGCAAGAACGGATTCCTGTAATGCAAAATTACTAAGTAGCTCTTGTGACCCAAGAGATcatgaattcattaaagGTATTTCACATAGATTAAATAAACAAGATAGCATAGGGAAGGACCCAAGAGCGTGGAACGAAATTTTGGTGGATGCTGTATCTCGTAAACTAGATAATGATTCAATGGGCCAATTAGAGGAACAATGGTACCATGACAATGAGTTACTAACCTTCGATGAAACCGTAGAGAGATTATTTTCTAACGAAGACTTCCAAAGATATTTAAGGACTAAAAGTATGATGATGGAGCAAGAGTTAAAAAGGCCATATTTGagtttgaaagaaatggaaatgaTCGCTAATAAAATATGTCCTACGATTAATATTGGATTCGATTGGGATGCACCAAGGACAAAAGAGggttattatattttcaaaggATGCATGGAAGCTGCCATTAGAAGATCATTAGTCTTCAGT from Naumovozyma dairenensis CBS 421 chromosome 3, complete genome includes these protein-coding regions:
- the ICL2 gene encoding methylisocitrate lyase ICL2 (similar to Saccharomyces cerevisiae ICL2 (YPR006C); ancestral locus Anc_8.103) — its product is MLKDLISRETKFIEQWWRSPRFANIERPYTALDVFKHRGSIPRSQIKYPSSVQAKKLFKLLENHFERKKPLHTLGVIDPVQMTQLSRSKEMKVVYLSGWACSSTLVSPSNDVSPDFGDYPYTTVPNQVERIFKAQEFHDKKAFLKVVENESNAEDMVDYMKPIIADGDMGGSPHMVMKLSKLFAEKGAAAIHLEDQLLGGKRCGHLSGAVLVPTGDHLSRLIACRFQWDLLGTENLLIARTDSCNAKLLSSSCDPRDHEFIKGISHRLNKQDSIGKDPRAWNEILVDAVSRKLDNDSMGQLEEQWYHDNELLTFDETVERLFSNEDFQRYLRTKSMMMEQELKRPYLSLKEMEMIANKICPTINIGFDWDAPRTKEGYYIFKGCMEAAIRRSLVFSPYSDMIWLETKTPDLKQAQMFSEEIHSVYPHIKLVYNLSPSFNWSNHGYTPETLKTFIWDLAQEGFILQLVSLAGLHSDGLAFWELVKSFENNGMQGYVSTVQEREREIGSDVLTHQRWSGAEYIDSVMQVIQNGSSSQTLSTSGDAFTETQF